GGCACATTTTAATGCCCAATACGAATACGGCCAGAGCAATTCCTTGCATGACGGTTTGTCGCATCGACTCCGGAATTCGCTTCAACATTCTGCCTAACAATGCCCCTAAGATGATTGCTCCGGCGTTGACCAATGTTCCCAGCAAGATCACTTGCGCTGTCCCCCTACAGATGCCTTACCCTTACACAAACGCTGCTGCTATTTCCCTAACAGCGTTATGAAGCGCTTCTACATCTTTCTCTGAGTTGAAAATTCCAAAGCTGGCTCGAACCGCTCCACGTTGTTCGGTACCGGCAGTCTGGTGACCCAGTGGCGTGCAATGAAAACCCGATCTGGTCGCAATCCCGTATTGTTGATCCAGGATAAACGATACCTCTGCTGCATCCACCTCTCCGATATTAAAAGCAACCACGCCTACACGTTCGGTCTCAATCCCTGGTCCGTAGACATGTACACCCTCGATCTGCTGCAATCCAAGGATCGTTTGCTTCACCAATTCCCATTCGTGATGACGAATGTTATCCACACCTTTTTCCATGACAAAATCAACGCCTGCTTGCAGCCCTGCCAAACCAACCGTATTGAGTGTCCCGCTTTCGTATCGGTCTGGACGAGTTGTCGGTTGATCGATCGCTTCAGACTGACTGCCTGTCCCCCCATGAATCAAGGGCTCGAGGTCAATATCACTACTCACGTACAAACCACCTGTACCTTGTGGACCATACAGCCCTTTGTGCCCAGGAAAAGCAAGCATATCAATATTCATTGCCTCTACATCGATAGGCAAAACACCAGCAGACTGAGAAGCATCCACCAAAAACGTAATTCCGTGCTCTTTTGCCAGTTTCCCCAGTTCGGCTACAGGCAGGATGACACCTGTCAGATTGGAGGCATGACTCACAACGATTAACCGCGTCGCGGGCGTAATTGCCTTGGCAAAATCCTCTACATAGAATTGATGGTCTTCTCTCGGCTCGACAAAAGTAGCTTTTACTTGATTGTTTTTGCGCATGTACTCGATGGGACGTCTTACCGAATTATGCTCAACAGTCGAAGAAATAACATGCTCGCCTGCTTGTAAGAATCCTTTTATGGCCTGATTAAGCGCTTGAGTAGCATTGAGATAAAAAAAGAGGTTATTCGGGTTTTGAATCCCAAACAACCGTGACACTTGCACCCGTGTCCGAAACACAGCTTTACTCGCTTTCATCGCCAGTGCATGTCCACCTCGGCCAGGATTTGCAGCAAAATCCTCGATGACCTCTGCCATCATTTCTTTGACTGCTGGTGGCTTCGGCCATGTAGAAGCTGCGTTATCCAAATAGATGATCGCCATGACTACCTCCTGGACTTACTTCTCTATATTCAACATTTCGATGATTCGTTCCAAGTCTTCCTGTGAATAGAAGTCAATCTCGATCTTGCCGCGCTTCGATCCTTTTTTAATCTTGACCGATGTGCCAAAACGACTGCGTAGCCGTTCCTCCATCTCAATCAAAACGGGCTCGTTTTTCGCTAGCTTTTTCTTTTTTGTTTCACGTGAAACATTGAGCTGCTTCACAAGCTCTTCCAGCTGACGAACACTCAATCCCTTTTCCACCACGTCATTTGCAAGCTGTTGTTGTACTTTCTTATCCGTTACCCCAAGCAAAGCACGCGAATGTCCCATGGATAGTTCGGCTGCCGAGACCATTTTTCGGATCTTCTCTGGCAGTTGCAGCAAACGCAGCATGTTGGCTACATGCGGTCGACTCTTCCCTATCTTTTGTGCAAGCTGTTCTTGCGTATAATCATGGTGAGAAATCAGCTTGTCATAAGCCTCAGCCTCTTCGAGTGGATTCAGATTTTCCCGCTGCAAGTTCTCAATCAGGGCAATCTCCATTAATTGCTGATCTGTGTACGCCTTTACTACTACCGGAACCTCTTTTAACCCCGCTACCTTTGCAGCACGCAATCGTCTTTCCCCAGCTACCAGCTCATAACCTTTGATGCTTTTCCGAACAATTAGCGGTTGGATGATCCCATGCTCTTTGATTGACTGTGCTAGTTCCTCGATAGCTGATTGTTCGAATTCTTTCCGGGGCTGATAAGGGTTAGGACGAATCTCATTGATGGAAACCTCTTTTACCTGTTCCCCTTCTTCGATGAGATTGGAAGTAATAAGTGCATTCAGCCCTTTTCCCAATCCTCTACTCATACCCCGACCACTTCCTTCGCCAAATCAGTATAGACTTCCGCTCCTCGTGAGCGTGGATCGTACGTAATGATGGCTTGTCCGTGTGACGGTGCTTCACTCAAGCGAACATTTCGAGGAATAATTGTCTTGTATACTTTGTCCTGAAAATACTTTTTCACTTCTTCAATCACTTGTAAACCGAGATTCGTACGTGCATCGAGCATCGTCAGCACGACACCTTCGATAGCAAGCTGTGAATTCAAATGTTTTTGGACCAAACGAATGGTGTTCAACAGTTGGCTTAATCCCTCTAGCGCATAGTATTCACACTGGATTGGAATTAAGACGGAATCAGATGCTGTTAAAGAATTAACGGTCAAAATCCCTAAGGATGGCGGGCAATCGATGATGACGTAATCGTACTTGTCTTTGACTACTTCCAGCGCCTTTTTCAGACGAACCTCACGAGAAATCGTAGGAACCAGCTCGATTTCTGCACCTGCCAATTGAATGGTGGCAGGAATGATCATTAATCCTTCAATTTCAGTTGGCAAAGTCGCATCGACGGGGTTGATATCATTGATCAGGACATCATAAATGCAGTACTTAACATCTGCCTTATTTACCCCGATCCCACTAGTTGCATTTCCTTGCGGATCAATATCAACCAGCAGAACCT
This genomic stretch from Brevibacillus sp. DP1.3A harbors:
- a CDS encoding aminotransferase class V-fold PLP-dependent enzyme; the encoded protein is MAIIYLDNAASTWPKPPAVKEMMAEVIEDFAANPGRGGHALAMKASKAVFRTRVQVSRLFGIQNPNNLFFYLNATQALNQAIKGFLQAGEHVISSTVEHNSVRRPIEYMRKNNQVKATFVEPREDHQFYVEDFAKAITPATRLIVVSHASNLTGVILPVAELGKLAKEHGITFLVDASQSAGVLPIDVEAMNIDMLAFPGHKGLYGPQGTGGLYVSSDIDLEPLIHGGTGSQSEAIDQPTTRPDRYESGTLNTVGLAGLQAGVDFVMEKGVDNIRHHEWELVKQTILGLQQIEGVHVYGPGIETERVGVVAFNIGEVDAAEVSFILDQQYGIATRSGFHCTPLGHQTAGTEQRGAVRASFGIFNSEKDVEALHNAVREIAAAFV
- a CDS encoding ParA family protein, with the translated sequence MGKIIAVANQKGGVGKTTTSVNLSACLAALGKKVLLVDIDPQGNATSGIGVNKADVKYCIYDVLINDINPVDATLPTEIEGLMIIPATIQLAGAEIELVPTISREVRLKKALEVVKDKYDYVIIDCPPSLGILTVNSLTASDSVLIPIQCEYYALEGLSQLLNTIRLVQKHLNSQLAIEGVVLTMLDARTNLGLQVIEEVKKYFQDKVYKTIIPRNVRLSEAPSHGQAIITYDPRSRGAEVYTDLAKEVVGV
- a CDS encoding ParB/RepB/Spo0J family partition protein, which translates into the protein MSRGLGKGLNALITSNLIEEGEQVKEVSINEIRPNPYQPRKEFEQSAIEELAQSIKEHGIIQPLIVRKSIKGYELVAGERRLRAAKVAGLKEVPVVVKAYTDQQLMEIALIENLQRENLNPLEEAEAYDKLISHHDYTQEQLAQKIGKSRPHVANMLRLLQLPEKIRKMVSAAELSMGHSRALLGVTDKKVQQQLANDVVEKGLSVRQLEELVKQLNVSRETKKKKLAKNEPVLIEMEERLRSRFGTSVKIKKGSKRGKIEIDFYSQEDLERIIEMLNIEK